From a single Porites lutea chromosome 10, jaPorLute2.1, whole genome shotgun sequence genomic region:
- the LOC140950717 gene encoding uncharacterized protein has translation MPVKHVRLHLNDPPWVTERFKNLIKLRQHAFHQGDMEQYRRYRNDVNRARKSLRSKYFASKVNNLKNSKPSQWWSAVKRIASMNPASSSESLLSNLQLGDSFDRLSDAELANAINAVFLEPTKHYQPLYAVPTEVEDSDVHLITEFDVLHALTNLNPRKAAGPDDIGNWLLREYAEILVQPITSILNASFREQRLPAPWKLADVVPLPKQKPVVDATKHLRPISLTPAILKVAEDFVVLRYVGPAVLQIIDPNQYGGIPRSSTLYALISMVHNWSQATDATGAAVRVVLFDYRKAFDLIDHICWPERSRPWTCHGGFAFGCWIFCQTGNNVSSCHQTAGQSGPSPRRGATGDQAWSLVVLINDQRS, from the coding sequence ATGCCGGTTAAACATGTCAGACTTCACTTGAATGATCCCCCGTGGGTTACTGAGCGGTTCAAGAATCTCATTAAGCTCCGTCAACACGCCTTCCACCAAGGAGACATGGAACAATACCGGCGATATCGAAATGATGTCAACCGCGCGCGCAAATCACTTCGCAGTAAATACTTTGCAAGCAAagtgaataatttaaagaacTCCAAGCCCTCGCAGTGGTGGAGCGCAGTTAAACGAATCGCCAGTATGAATCCCGCTTCATCATCTGAAAGTCTCCTTTCCAACCTGCAGCTCGGGGATAGCTTCGATCGCCTAAGTGACGCTGAACTAGCTAACGCCATCAACGCTGTGTTCTTAGAACCCACGAAGCATTACCAACCCCTATACGCTGTCCCTACAGAGGTGGAGGACTCCGATGTGCATTTAATTACGGAATTTGATGTCCTACACGCTCTAACCAATCTAAACCCGCGTAAGGCAGCTGGACCTGACGACATCGGTAACTGGCTTTTGAGGGAATATGCAGAGATCCTCGTACAGCCTATCACATCTATATTGAACGCGAGCTTTAGAGAACAAAGGCTTCCCGCCCCTTGGAAGCTTGCGGATGTGGTGCCTCTCCCAAAGCAAAAACCCGTGGTAGATGCTACTAAGCACCTGCGTCCTATCTCCTTGACGCCCGCTATCTTGAAGGTTGCGGAAGATTTTGTGGTACTCAGATACGTCGGTCCAGCGGTGTTGCAGATTATAGACCCGAACCAATACGGCGGTATTCCAAGATCCTCCACCTTGTACGCTTTGATATCCATGGTACATAACTGGTCACAAGCCACTGACGCCACGGGCGCGGCTGTTAGAGTAGTACTCTTCGACTATCGTAAGGCTTTCGATCTTATTGATCACATCTGTTGGCCAGAAAGATCGAGGCCTTGGACATGCCACGGTGGGTTCGCGTTTGGGTGCTGGATTTTCTGTCAGACAGGAAACAACGTGTCAAGCTGTCATCAGACTGCCGGTCAGAGTGGGCCTAGTCCCCGCCGGGGTGCCACAGGGGACCAAGCTTGGTCCCTGGTTGTTCTTATTAATGATCAACGATCTTGA
- the LOC140950716 gene encoding tetratricopeptide repeat protein 28-like produces the protein MLISLGSKDCHNISFFDEHASPYRLFCSLSCSSGKPYEALHVAELGRARTLAKLMSNHYSIEKEISINPQSFVGIEEVIKKNGNSTCLYISYDDDNIFLWVLKQSKPATFRRRNLCKSYLSKHGKISVYDLFGNESFLRKFHVLPQEQCEDRSLFSSFAKQRPLLDEEEVYTDPDPPTLSQVYDMLIAPVRDLLEESEIIVVPDNCFFQVPFAALPDESNRCLSDSFRIRIVPSLTTLKLILDSPADSHSQTGALIVGEPNVMNVYFKGESRYLCPLPGAKAEAEMIARLLPQSHLLIGEQATKQAVLQRIPSVSLVHIAAHGDVERGEIALTPPDSAMRPPHEADYLLSMTDISQVRLSAKLVVLSCCHTARGQIKTEGVVGIARAFLGSGARSVLVALWALQDRATEEFMERFYENLVQGKSASECLHRAMKWMRDNGFPEVRQWAPFMLIGDDVSFHFGEEK, from the coding sequence atgcttatttcTCTAGGAAGCAAAGATTGCCACAATATATCATTTTTTGATGAACACGCGTCTCCCTATCGGCTGTTTTGTTCATTGAGTTGTTCTAGTGGGAAACCCTATGAAGCTTTACACGTCGCTGAACTTGGACGGGCCAGAACTCTAGCAAAACTTATGTCAAATCACTACtccattgaaaaagaaatatccaTCAACCCACAATCGTTTGTTGGCATCGAGGAAGTAATTAAGAAAAATGGCAACAGCACGTGCCTCTACATCTCCTATGACGATGACAATAtatttttgtgggttttgaaacaaagcaaaccGGCAACTTTCCGAAGAAGGAATCTTTGTAAAAGCTATCTTAGCAAGCACGGCAAAATCTCTGTGTATGACCTGTTTGGAAACGAAAGCTTCTTAagaaaatttcacgttttacctCAAGAGCAATGCGAAGACCGATCACTCTTCTCTTCATTCGCCAAGCAGCGTCCTCTTTTAGATGAGGAAGAAGTATACACAGACCCTGATCCGCCAACACTTTCTCAGGTTTACGACATGTTGATTGCTCCCGTACGTGACTTGCTAGAAGAATCTGAAATTATTGTTGTTCCTGATAACTGTTTCTTCCAAGTTCCTTTTGCAGCATTACCTGATGAAAGTAACCGCTGTTTATCAGATTCTTTCAGGATACGCATTGTCCCTTCTTTAACGACTCTCAAGCTCATTCTGGACAGTCCAGCGGACTCTCACAGCCAAACTGGTGCATTGATTGTGGGTGAGCCAAATGTGATGAATGTGTATTTCAAGGGAGAGTCAAGGTATCTCTGTCCATTACCTGGCGCAAAAGCAGAAGCAGAGATGATTGCAAGACTACTACCTCAATCTCACCTTTTAATAGGAGAACAAGCAACAAAGCAGGCAGTCCTTCAGAGAATACCCTCAGTGAGTCTCGTACATATCGCTGCTCATGGTGATGTCGAAAGAGGGGAAATTGCTCTTACCCCCCCTGACTCCGCAATGCGTCCTCCACATGAAGCAGACTACTTACTGTCAATGACTGACATTTCACAAGTTAGACTCTCAGCCAAACTGGTGGTCCTTAGCTGTTGCCATACCGCACGTGGACAGATCAAAACAGAGGGCGTTGTTGGAATCGCTCGAGCATTCTTAGGATCGGGTGCACGCTCAGTGTTGGTGGCATTGTGGGCCTTACAAGACAGAGCAACAGAGGAGTTCATGGAAAGATTCTACGAAAATCTTGTCCAAGGGAAAAGTGCAAGTGAATGTCTTCACCGGGCCATGAAGTGGATGCGAGATAACGGTTTCCCTGAAGTGAGGCAGTGGGCACCTTTCATGCTGATTGGGGATGACGTGTCATTTCACTTCGGTgaagaaaagtga
- the LOC140949533 gene encoding uncharacterized protein encodes MGCASSCKTFESLSTAMEWVAQTKLKIPNIIHILDDFLIVEKSREACSASLQRFLDFCNTIGVPMAPEKTVGPFEVLTFAGIELDCERFEARLPADKVVKARATIGNMKGRQKVTLRELQSLIGLLNFACSVVVPGRAFLRRLINLTIGVKRPRHYVRLTRQTKKDLQIWECFLESFNGRSLFLQEDWSSSHSLRLYTDAAQSSGFGILFGDQWAYGRWPEKWKRYNICFLEFFPIVIGLSMWCQELRNKRVLFMTDNESLVHVINKQTTKDAMLLGLLRKLVLVCLQNNILFKVRHIPGVKNAMADSLSRLQVGKFKTISRGTGMQTSPTQIPAHLLPENWEVG; translated from the coding sequence ATGGGGTGTGCAAGTTCATGCAAAACCTTTGAAAGCCTTAGCACAGCAATGGAATGGGTAGCACAAACAAAACTGAAGATTCCAAACATAATTCATATCTTGGATGATTTTCTTATCGTTGAAAAATCTCGTGAAGCCTGCAGTGCTAGTCTTCAAAGGTTTTTGGACTTCTGCAATACTATAGGGGTTCCAATGGCTCCTGAAAAAACGGTTGGTCCTTTTGAAGTTTTAACATTTGCTGGAATAGAACTAGATTGTGAGAGATTTGAGGCCAGACTTCCTGCGGACAAAGTAGTCAAAGCAAGGGCGACTATTGGTAACATGAAAGGCAGACAGAAAGTTACCCTGAGAGAGTTACAGTCATTGATAGGCTTGCTCAACTTTGCATGTTCAGTAGTTGTTCCAGGGAGAGCATTTCTCCGTCGCCTGATTAATTTAACAATCGGTGTTAAACGGCCTCGTCATTATGTTCGCCTCACCCGACAAACCAAAAAGGATTTACAAATCTGGGAATGCTTTTTGGAGTCCTTTAATGGTAGGTCCCTTTTTCTACAGGAAGACTGGTCTTCATCTCATAGCTTAAGATTATACACAGATGCTGCTCAGAGCAGTGGCTTCGGTATACTTTTCGGTGATCAATGGGCATATGGCAGATGGCCGGAGAAATGGAAGAGATATAACATTTGCTTTCTCGAATTCTTTCCTATTGTAATTGGGCTTAGTATGTGGTGTCAGGAATTACGAAACAAACGGGTTCTTTTCATGACCGATAACGAAAGCTTAGTGCATGTCATCAACAAACAAACGACCAAAGATGCAATGTTGTTGGGTCTTTTGCGCAAATTAGTACTGGTGTGTTTgcaaaacaacattttattCAAAGTGCGTCATATTCCCGGAGTTAAGAATGCAATGGCTGACAGCTTGTCTCGTTTGCAGGTGGGCAAATTCAAAACCATATCGAGGGGTACAGGTATGCAAACATCTCCAACACAGATTCCGGCGCATCTGCTTCCAGAGAATTGGGAAGTAGGTTAA